In one window of Chelmon rostratus isolate fCheRos1 chromosome 19, fCheRos1.pri, whole genome shotgun sequence DNA:
- the ccdc82 gene encoding coiled-coil domain-containing protein 82, producing MESLYKRKMFASMRKTKVDASKKRQIGLPASILDDSDEGSFSSSSSVSQSDFQSSPEEDSEQEDRDRSDSGATSSDDSRSVTRRKRSFLGGDDSSSSSSPGEEEDDEEDRSQPKRMVQPRKRSRLQRQDESDSDHAEEKLREEAEKAKRRQRHNKLLALSRRMKARVPSRRRFRLKQGGDVEESKEAEDAAGGDEDEGGGENGSKRKASDEDDGGGVEEKDKDEAKEEQEEEEEEVVGKK from the exons ATGGAGAGCTTGTACAAGCGGAAAATGTTCGCGTCGATGCGGAAAACCAAGGTGGACGCATCGAAGAAGCGACAGATCGGCCTACCCGCCTCCATCCTGGACGACAGTGACGAAggctccttctcttcctcctcgtccGTATCCCAGTCCGACTTTCAGAGCTCCCCGGAAGAGGACAGTGAGCAGGAGGACCGGGACCGGAGCGATTCTGGGGCGACTTCGAGCGACGACAGCCGCTCAGTGACACGCAGAAAGCGCTCGTTCTTGGGAGGCGACgacagctcctcatcctccagtcccggggaggaggaggacgatgagGAGGACAGGAGCCAGCCGAAGAGGATGGTGCAGCCCAGAAAGCGGAGCAGGCTTCAGCGGCAGGACGAGTCGGACTCGGACCATGCGGAGGAGAAGCTGAGAGAGGAGGCGGAGAAGGCGAAGAGGAGGCAAAGACACAACAAGCTGCTGGCACTGTCTCGGAGGATGAAAGCTCGGGTGCCGAGCCGCAGGAGGTTCCGCCTGAAGCAG GGTGGTGATGTGGAAGAGTCTAAGGAAGCTGAGGATGCAGCtggtggtgatgaagatgaaggcgGAGGAGAAAACGGCAGCAAGAGAAAGGCCTCAGATGAGGATGACGGAGGtggagtggaggagaaagacaaagacgaggcaaaggaggagcaggaagaggaggaggaggaggtggtggggaAGAAGTAG